From the genome of Miscanthus floridulus cultivar M001 chromosome 10, ASM1932011v1, whole genome shotgun sequence, one region includes:
- the LOC136486212 gene encoding alpha-L-arabinofuranosidase 1-like, with protein sequence MVFGRHTCSTRVDKWKRMGTSKDAVPRAILCFLFLLCLGCKCLASELEATQTVTLAVDASPQLARKIPDTLFGIFFEEINHAGAGGIWAELVSNRGFEAGGLHTPSNIDPWSIIGDDSSIYVETDRTSCFSRNIIALRMEVLCDNCPTGGVGIYNPGFWGMNIEDGKAYNLVMYVKSPEATDLTVSLTSSDGLQNLASATITVSGESNWTKVEQKLVAKGTNRTSRLQITTNKKRVVWFDQVSLMPEDTYKGHGFRTELISMILDLKPRFLRFPGGCFVEGEWLRNAFRWRESIGPWEERPGHFGDVWHYWTDDGLGYYEFLQLAEDLDAEPIWVFNNGVSHNDEVDTAAITPFVKDVLDSIEFARGSANSTWGSVRAAMGHPEPFPVKYVAIGNEDCGKKFYRGNYLKFYNAIRQAYPDIQMISNCDGSSTPLDHPADLYDFHVYTDSKTLFNMKSTFDRTSRSGPKAFVSEYAVWRGDAGRGSLLASLAEAAFLTGLEKNSDIVYMASYAPLFVNNNDQTWNPDAIVFNSWQHYGTPSYWMQTLFRESSGAMLHPTTISSSYSGSLAASAITWQDSENSFLRVKVINFGSDAVTLTISTSGLQASINALGSTATVLTSANVMDENSFSNPTKVVPVKSGLSNAAGEMQVTLAPHSFSSFDLALVQSKLVAEM encoded by the exons ATG GTGTTCGGTAGACACAcctgctcaactagagttgacaAGTGGAAGCGTATGGGTACCAGCAAGGACGCGGTCCCTCGTGCCATCCTCTGTTTCTTGTTTCTGCTCTGCTTAGGCTGCAAATGCCTGGCATCAGAATTAGAGGCCACCCAGACGGTGACCCTCGCGGTCGATGCCTCGCCACAGCTTGCTCGGAAGATCCCTGATACACTATTTGGAATATTCTTTGAG GAGATCAACCATGCAGGAGCTGGTGGCATATGGGCTGAACTTGTTAGCAACAGAG GGTTTGAAGCTGGAGGCCTCCATACTCCATCAAACATTGACCCATGGTCCATCATTGGAGATGACTCTTCTATATACGTGGAGACTGATCGGACATCATGTTTCAGTCGAAACATCATTGCTCTGAGGATGGAGGTCCTTTGCGATAACTGTCCTACTGGTGGTGTTGGTATTTACAACCCGGGGTTCTGGGGCATG AACATAGAAGATGGAAAGGCCTACAATCTTGTTATGTATGTTAAGTCACCAGAAGCAACCGACTTGACAGTTTCACTAACAAGCTCTGATGGGTTGCAAAATCTGGCTTCAGCTACAATAAC AGTTTCCGGCGAATCAAATTGGACAAAAGTGGAGCAAAAGTTGGTTGCTAAAGGAACCAATAGAACCTCAAGGCTTCAAATAACAACTAACAAGAAAAGAGTTGTCTGGTTTGATCAAGTATCACTCATGCCTGAAGACACATACAAG GGACATGGCTTTCGCACAGAACTTATATCCATGATTTTGGATTTAAAACCACGATTCTTGAGATTTCCTG GAGGCTGCTTTGTAGAAGGTGAGTGGTTAAGAAATGCCTTTAGGTGGAGAGAATCTATTGGTCCATGGGAAGAGAGACCTGGACACTTCGGGGATGTTTGGCATTACTGGACTGATGATGGCCTTGGATACTATGAATTTCTTCAG CTTGCGGAGGACCTGGATGCTGAGCCAATCTGGGTATTCAACAATG GAGTCAGCCACAATGATGAAGTTGATACTGCTGCTATTACTCCATTTGTAAAG GATGTATTGGACAGTATAGAATTTGCAAGGGGGAGTGCAAATTCAACATGGGGCTCTGTTAGGGCTGCAATGGGGCACCCTGAACCATTCCCAGTGAAATATGTTGCGATTGGAAATGAAGATTGTGGGAAAAAATTTTACCGCG GTAACTACTTGAAGTTCTACAATGCTATAAGACAGGCCTACCCAGACATTCAAATGATTTCAAACTGCGATGGTTCATCTACACCACTTGATCATCCTGCTGATTTATATGACTTCCAT GTCTATACTGATTCTAAGACTTTGTTCAACATGAAGAGCACATTTGACAGAACATCTCGTAGTGGGCCCAAG GCTTTTGTAAGTGAGTACGCTGTTTGGAGAGGTGATGCAGGTAGAGGAAGTCTTCTTGCTTCATTAGCAGAAGCTGCTTTCCTTACTGGACTGGAGAAGAATAG TGACATTGTTTACATGGCAAGTTACGCGCCACTGTTCGTAAACAACAATGACCAAAC GTGGAACCCGGACGCTATCGTCTTCAACTCCTGGCAACATTACGGCACTCCTAGTTACTGGATGCAGACGCTTTTCCGCGAGTCTAGTGGTGCTATGTTACATCCAACTACAATCAGCTCCAGCTACTCTGGTTCGCTCGCAGCGTCTGCGATTACATGGCAGGACTCGGAGAACAGCTTCCTAAGAGTAAAG GTTATAAACTTTGGGTCAGATGCTGTGACCCTGACAATCTCCACGAGTGGACTCCAGGCCAGTATCAACGCTCTGGGATCAACCGCCACTGTTCTCACATCAGCAAATGTGATGGACGAAAACTCCTTCAGTAACCCAACCAAG GTTGTGCCGGTGAAGAGCGGTCTGAGCAATGCTGCAGGGGAGATGCAGGTCACGCTAGCTCCTCACTCCTTCAGCTCGTTCGATCTCGCTCTGGTTCAGTCCAAACTTGTCGCCGAGATGTGA
- the LOC136486213 gene encoding uncharacterized protein has product MAAATATASILLFALFFAGAHAEPAELPCALPACKTVGGGSQFFDVQFCLAALGSDGRSISHCMDYQAYSVIAADLLAANVTATAAKIDGLLRDSGAGAGGRDDGGDEATARCLRSCQALYGGTVRRQPGCAAAVRGVRKGEATRCLEEAAAAAKQCEDGFRRSKVASPVTAENQNAFMLAKLAVALLGEVYANK; this is encoded by the coding sequence ATGGCAGCCGCCACCGCGACTGCCAGCATTTTGCTCTTTGCTCTCTTCTTCGCCGGAGCTCACGCCGAGCCGGCTGAGCTCCCATGCGCGCTCCCCGCATGCAAGACGGTGGGCGGCGGGAGCCAGTTCTTCGACGTGCAGTTCTGCCTGGCGGCACTCGGCTCCGACGGCCGGAGCATCAGCCACTGCATGGACTACCAGGCCTACTCCGTCATCGCCGCTGACCTCCTCGCGGCCAACGTCACCGCCACGGCGGCCAAGATCGACGGCCTGCTCCGGGacagcggcgccggcgccggtggcAGAGACGACGGTGGCGACGAGGCCACAGCGCGCTGCCTCCGGTCGTGCCAGGCGCTGTACGGCGGCACGGTGCGGAGGCAGCCCGGCTGCGCAGCCGCCGTCCGGGGCGTCAGGAAGGGCGAGGCGACGAGGTGCCTGGAGGaagccgccgccgcggccaagcAGTGCGAGGACGGGTTCCGGAGGAGCAAGGTGGCGTCGCCGGTGACGGCGGAGAACCAGAACGCGTTCATGCTCGCCAAGCTCGCCGTCGCGCTGCTCGGCGAGGTCTATGCTAATAAATGA